The stretch of DNA CAGTTGTGAATTTAACGAATTTAAGTGGGATACAGATTTAAATGAGTATGAATTTAATCGAATAATTTCTGTAATTAATTTCTCTTCTCACCTATCTTTTTCATTCattcaaagaaagaaaataaactttttattcaTTCCTTCCTTCCTTTACGAAGACTTCTATCAATCTAAACAATAAACATCGTTTATTTTACTTATCTTCTATATTTCGTAAAaaatacatgattttttttttccttaaaaaattgaaaagatgaAAAGGTGTGGTATAGGAATGAATGTGCTTGTATTGTTTGAATTTGAGAATGATTATGGTCGCATTTGAAGGGGCCAACATGTCTGATAAAGTGAGAAGGTTCGTTTCAGAAACCAACCCACACTTTCTGCTAACTTTGGGAGTGGAAACACTTCTTTTGCCTCCATTTTCTATTTCTAGTCAGACTCAATCAACATTTTTTCCACTTAATTacttacttaattaaatattaattactatctaccacaaaaacaaaaaagaaaatgttcaAAAGCAAAACGGATCCTGAAGTTTTCTGCAACctgctatttttttaaatgatatggATAAAAACAAGTAGACCAAGAAAGCTATATTTAATCatatgttaaattatattaaataaaatttacttattttaaaaaagtgtcaaaaatattttaagaatatcgttttaaatatatatatatatatattcttttcgaaaagaaatataatattcaatcaaatttatttaatgagttttGGTTGTGTTTGTGGATGTTTTTTCTatgttttcttttggttttggttAATTACATTGAGATTGCTGCTTTGAATCAGCTTGCGTAATGGTAACATTCATATATgagaatatttatatatttgaaaaaaagaaaaaggtaaagtaaatttttatatacattGTTATTCAATGTCATTATTACTTTAGTTATGTAATCATTATCCATTAAATGgttaacattataaaaatgtataCAAGGTACGTGTGCAGGccgttaaatttatatttataaatataaatataatatatatatatatatttacacactAAATagttcaattttcaaaataagaaacaaattattttatttgtgcaaatgtataatgtaaattataacaaaaattttacaaCTTTTATCGTAAAAGTTCACATATATTCCATTCATTAGAtcataagtaaaattaaaattgtagaaGTTTATGGGTATGCAATTTGTAAAAGTCTTAACTAGTTGTTTTATCCTTAACAAAtcattagattttattttaatttccaaTAAGTTTTCTTTAATacattgttttaataaatttatattttgttttgaaaacgACTTAGATAATTCTTTTAActcaaataaaatgttttaaatagtgatttaaggactaaaaataaaattaaaaaatattagagatATACAACATGAATCTTCTAATCAATATTTTGGCAAGggagttttttaaatttagtttcttcttctttttctttctcaaagtattttcctttttagtttcttgaaaaaaagaaattgaactaTATTAGAATTCTTATCTCTACCATATCTagtagataaaattaatattttggggAAAAGCACATATAACACACTAAAATATTcgttattaaatttattaaaacatatgAATTGCAGGATAATAATTTGGAGGAATAATTAGGTATATGAATATATTACATATCTcagatataaataattaaactaaaagtttatataaaaatagataaagttaTTTATATGATACTTGTGCCCATAGATTATTGGTTTCCATATTAAAACATAATCATTGCAAGATGTCCAACACaaatagaaaactaaaaaaattaaagtaagttaattattaaattagacATACAAcacattttattcataaagcatgtataataaaacattatttttaaaagattaatattaaatttaaactcagataatattttatttgtctaaaaatttgtttattttggtaCATTTATCATTTAGCAATATCTTAAAGTAATTTCTTACATATAACATAACATTGATATTGATGATTCTTTACTCCTTAATTGATGTAAAAAAATTCCATCAATTCTTATATTTGTCAATTTAACTTAGTGAATCATTATAGTTTTGGTATCTCATCAaatattctaatctaaaatatcTCAGTAACATCTTCCAGATTATTATCACACACATCACACATGTATATTcgtaatactaaaataattattatttataacatgAATATTACATTTATCTTCACATTTTACAATTacatttttcaacaaaataCATTATACATGACAATGGATAAGACATCATCAGCATTCAACTTAAAGCAATAGACTTTAAATAGTAGTCTCACATTTTTATCACTTGAATGATaagaatcttaaaaaaaaaaaaattgaatagttaaaattgtaacatgtataattcaaccataaattttaacatttatctCTTTTAAAATCATTCATTCTAAACTTGTTAGAAGTGGACTTTTAAGTGATATATTCATaccgttttttttttacagtgactctgatatcatgttagaagtggactttaaatctaattcaactccataaaattaacttgtaagatgaggattgcacccacttatatattgtgaatttgTCTTAATTCTAATCGAGGTGGAACTTCCAACAAAACTTGTTAggttttattaaaacaaaatatatctaACTCTTTATGGCGATTATTTTTTATCCCTTTCTGAAAATTACATCACAATAtttgtcatgttttttttttctcattatttttattttctcgaacctgttatgataaaatttttcttctaaacACTAACAAAATGGTGCACTTGgaatcttaatttaattttgtgattAAATTGAGATGATTGGACATTAATTAATTGAATGTAGTACAAATACTAGTTGCAATAGAAGATTTTAGAAATGGAATATATATCTTTTAGATCAttgatgaataaaatattatagctAGGACGAAAGTATAGTATTATACCCATTGGTGGTCCATATgatatgatatattatataagtgCTTACAATACATGCTTCATGATAATGTATTATTTGAATAGGGAAAAAGTGTTGGGTAAGAGGGTAAGACCCTTAAGTGAGTGGGGTATCTGGATTCTCTTTCGTCACTCTCTCTTTAGTTTTTCCATAATATCACAATTATACTCATCCTTGTTACATTAATTAATCAACAAATTATTCAAGCCTTTTATAagcattaaatataattttataaagagaTCTTTATTGTATAGATGGTGCTCTTAGAGTCCTTGCACTTCACAATTCATGATAGAGTCttaacattcaaattgataaaaaaaaaaagaagaagcaaaagtacattttaaaagataaaaaaatgaattaattattttatttataatttttttaatttagttgttTCTTGAaacaaaatgtttaatttgaatgtttttctttagtaaaaactcatttaatcacttAAAAgtttgtaaacaaaattaaagtaaagtctcaattagatttagAAACACTTCAACTCATGTAATTAGCATGTATATAGATTTAAATACTTCGCTAATTAGCTAGCatgtaaaaattattactttttatgtgatttaataataaaagacatagatgaatgacaactacaataatataataaaaagaataaaaaaattatttcattataacctcagaatccataataaaattagaatgaaacCAACATAAAAAGTTTAACACTTCATGAAATGCAAAAGTAACATAAAAATAGAACAAGAGAGTGAAGAGAGAAAACgaaattaatatatcaataagtatataaaataatacagtATATCATTAAGTAAGCTATAATCATTGTATACAAAAATTGATTGAAtcactaaataataaattatcataaacAAGATTAGCCCGTAAAATctagctgaaaaaaaaaatccgtaACAAAGAATTAGAAGAGTGCAAAAGAATTGAAACAGAAATTGGTGGGGGGTGGGGTTTGGACTTTGAAAATGAATGGAATGGGGGTATCCACCACCCTGCTGTCTGGCTTTTTTGTGTTGATGACGGCTAAGCCATTTCTCAATTATCGTCATTCATGGCATGCTGCCAAACCATAACCTGCTAATTTCTTCAATCAAACAATAATAATCTTCTcactaaacaaaaataatacatttattcATACAAATGTAAACTTATTATCATTATAAGAATCTTCACAAGCTTGTATATGATGTCCGATGGTTAAAGATCGATATATATCTCATTTTGATCCTACCATACTCATAAGTTTCATATCATTTAGAAATcgatatctaaaataatttaaatactcatttctttttttatctattgagatattttttaaagacaaaataacGACGAACTACGCCTTAGAGTGTACCATTAGAAAGTGAATAATATCTCTTATCCATGATAATCGATAAAGATTCTAATTAAATTCATGTAATTAGTAAGTATGATGAAGCATGCCCCTAGAGTGAGTAGGATCccattttttgtttaaatttgaagGGAAGTGCGGTGAGGGTTGTCCTGTGAACCAAACATGGCAGATTATAAAGAAGATGTGGGAGACAACTAAAAACATTCCAATGCTATCAACAGTTGACATAACGTCTTTTTAGGGAGATTGTGGGCCATGCCTATTCCTTCTATTCCACACTCTCCTCTCACATTTCCCTATATTTATAGCCCCTCTTCTCCCGTTTTCTCATcaccacttcttcttcttcttcttcttctacccTTTATACCTCACACAACACTACTGCTATTTTGGTCCAAACCAGTTAAACCCTTTTGCAGTAGTGATCACTCCCAAATGGCTGATTTAGGCTCAGCCTCTTCCAGGAGAATGTGGTGTTCCATTCCTGAAAGAATGCAGCTGCATGTGGCCATGCTGGCCTTGCAGTTTGGCTATGCCGGCTTCCATGTTGTCTCAAGAGCTGCACTTAACATGGGTGTCAGCAAACTTGTTTTCCCAGTCTATCGTAACATCATTGCCTTGCTTCTTCTCCTTCCCTTCGCCTACTTCTTGGAAAAGTTCGTAATCTTTTCAACTTTCTGTcttatgttatatataacataacatgTTACAAGTCTTCATATTCATTCCAATAAATCTATGTTAACACTTTCTTCATAAACTTTCACAAGTATTTCATGATCTCACCTGCgcctttgtttctttttcctttgGTTCAGGAAGGAGAGGCCAGCTATCAGTTTAAACTTTGCCTGCCAGTTCTTTCTTCTGGCACTTGTTGGGTATGTCTAATTCATCAAGCCATGCAACACTAATTACCGTTAAACTAAATTAAGGGCTTTTTTGttctttcattttcaaaatatttcctttgataatatatatatacaaacgtGGCATTAAATAGGATCACAGCAAATCAAGGTTTTTACTTGCTTGGTTTGGAGAACACATCTCCTACCTTCGCATCAGCAATACAGAACTCTGTCCCAGCCATTACATTCCTCATGGCAGCCATTTTCAGGCAAGCCCTATTATGAACACATATACTTCTTACTTACTTACTTtcatactttaatatatataaacacatgAATTTGGTTCAAATATGTGAATGATAAAGTGGGTTTGCACAATTTCAGAATAGAGCAAGTGAGATTGAACCGAAAAGATGGGATTGCAAAGGTGGCGGGAACCCTTTTGTGTGTGGTTGGGGCCACTGTGATCACACTTTACAAAGGTCCAACAATATACAGCCCAGGAACCCGTGTGAACAGCATCAACAGCAACACAATAACAACACCAGTGTTTGATTTTGGAACGCTCTCTCTTGGAGATGCAAAGGGAAAGAACTGGACCCTGGGGTGCTTGTACCTGATTGGACACTGCTTGTCTTGGTCTGGTTGGCTTGTGCTGCAAGCACCAGTTCTGAAGAAGTACCCTGCTCGTCTCTCTTTCACTTCCTACACCTGTTTCTTTGGACTCTTGCAGTTCCTGGTCATTGCTTTGGTCCTTGAAAGAGATGCACAGGCTTGGCTTTTCCACTCTGGTGGAGAAGCTTTCACAATTTTATATGCGGTTAGTAACTTTTATATACAATATTATTCTGTACTttacactcattttcaaaaaagtataaaacttGCACACAATTCTGGTATTGTTTCTGATTAGAGCAAGAGTTTTATCAGTTTTACAGCTAATTCACCGTACTGtcataaaaaaatggttttgaAAACTTCGGACCTTGTGCTTGCTCATTGTTTATTCAATGGTTTGGAATAATAACATCATTTATAAAACTTGCTTTATCAGACACAGACATATAAGAATACATTAAGTGACCAGCGACCAGAGTCTGTCTTGAGTCAGATAAATTAACGTGGAACTGATGAAAAGCTGATTGTTTTTCTAATATCAGAACTAATATTTGTGATTAACATATTAATTTGAAAAGTGGTGCATGGGTTTGAGGCGTGACATTATAGATAGTACAAAAGTGGTTATGTTATGAATGATGTTCTGTGTGAATAATGATGGGAAAACATTTATCGATGTGTTTTcgttttaatttggttttgatAATGGGTTGCAGGGAGTGGTGGCATCAGGAATTGCCTTCGCTGTACAAATATGGTGCATTGACAGAGGTGGCCCTGTGTTTGTTGCCGTGTATCAACCTGTTCAGACTTTTGTTGTCGCCATCATGGCAACCATAGCTTTAGGAGAAGAGTTCTACTTGGGAGGGTTAGTCCCCACTACACTCTAATCATCCTCATTTTCTTCATCATTTCCATCATGTAATGAGTTAacacaagaaaaatttcaagaaaatgtTCATgcacgagaaaaaaaaaaagtgcatgTGCTCATGGTTCAAGGAAGAAATTGAAGTTTCCTCAGTCAAATTTTGACTAAACACACTCACACACTATACATAAACTTCATCTTTCAATGAATGAGAACTTTGACAGCGTATTTCCTGCAATATGCTGCTGAGTCTGAAATGGTCTAAAAGCATTTTTCTTGTCTGGAGACTGAGAAAATGACAAAGGGCCACAGTAAACGACAATTGCAGCTAGAAAAACCAGTAAATTTGTTACCTTTCGGTGAGACCTGAAAAGGGGTTTCTGCTGAATGATTCTACATTCCAAAGGGTTAAAAAAGTTTGAAGAATTATAGCATAGGACATGTTGAACAGAAGATTGTGTCTCGTGTGCTTCTTTAAGTTAACTTTTTGCTCCCTCTTTTGATTATTTACCCTTTTTTCTTTCTAGAATGATAATAATAGTTTGGTTCTTTGCTGAATCTGTGATGTCACACAGGATCATTGGGGCAGTGTTGATTGTATCGGGACTGTACTTTGTTTTGTGGGGTAAAAGTGAAGAGAGGAAATTTGCTAGAGAACAGCTTGCGATTGCATCCACCACTGATCATAGCATCATTAGGCCTGCAAGCCACGCCAAAGCATCACTTGCTCAGCCACTTCTTTCTTCATCAACAGAACATGTCTGAACCAGAAAACTCCAACTTCAAACCACACCATCTTCTGGTGACAACAAgagaaacaaaaggaaaaaaaaaaaaaactatcagtTATACATTACTAGTctctactactactactacctTGTGTCAGCAAGCTTTCTGTGTGTGTTCCAACTTCAGACCAGttttcatctgtttttttttttttctttcttttattgatCAAATGCTTCTGAGTAGGTTCTTTAGAATGAGAGAATTGTGGGAATGATTGTAATGGTGGATGATGCCACTTAAAGTGGGGCCATGAGCTTGAAATCCTCCATATGCTTTTGTATGTCAATGAATTTATGGTTTGATTTACgtaaacaatttttgttattcgGATCCTGCAATATTAAGAAAAACTACTTATACAAAGTATATGTTAGCATAGGATCTTTACCACTACAACAAAAACTATAACCATTACTCGAGAGGTAACTACTTTTAATTAAGAGCATAATAGTCCAAACGTCATACTTATATTgtgttataattatattgtgACCGAGTCCGCTTAATCTTTGCTAATGTTATCTACAACAATTTTTCCCTCAATAATTGTTTTACTAAAAATCTCGCAGCATCACGTAATACGAAAAGTGATGAAAACCCACTAAAATTTCCCAGTGAAAAACTCTTGCTTTTTGAGTAGGTTAAGCAGTGAAGAAGATGTCATGATAAACCAGAAATAATTACCATGAAACAAAATGATGACAAAGTGATGAAGATTTATTCATAGTTAATAATGTATTGTCCCCATTATGTTGTCACAAAATCTGACAAACAAATAGATACAGAGTTGGTAAGATACTGGCACGAGGCAACAAACTAACACCTGTCATTGTTAATTCTTCTAAAAACATAGACAACTCGACAACATTCTAGGTGAAAATTATTAGCATACTCAACTAACACATCGCAAAAggcttttatatataataaatatgtgtGAAACATTGAGATCCATGATCATATATTAAGTTAATTCTCCCTTTTACTTTAAGTTTACTTTACTGAGATGATGAATtgatgtttttccttttgtgatCAAACCAAGGTTTTCTCTTTCTACCATCTTTTGCTTTGCTAGATGTCAAAATGGTGATCGAAATTGACCTTTGTCGCAAACTGTTCAGGAAGTGCTTTAAAATTAACCCTTTTTctttacatttaaaataacaaGGTAAAGAACATTTAGTGTCAACAAGAGTCATCATCTTCTCACTTTAATGATCAATTCTATTCATAATTACAATAAAGGTTCATTTCACTCGATTTGTTTATCTAtcttaggattaaatatatcttttgtcccttaacttttagtgaatattagaattagtctcttttGGAAACTTGGACCCACTTCAGTCctccaactttagaaatgtataaatttagtcattttaacctaattttattaagtttatttgatgtttcgaaTACGTTTgatgatagtatttgagttgtttacaccattGGATAAAATTCCACCTTAACATTAGTTGAATGTTAGCTAAGAAATGTGTTCAAAATGTCaaacaaacttaacaaaatttggttaaaatgactaaatttatacatttctaaagtttgaggactaaattgggTTCAAGTTTCAAAgaggaactaattccaattttcattaaaagttgagggaccaaaaacatatttaaccctctatttataaaatttcagtCTTGATTATAGTCTCAATCCACCAGAGATGTCAACTTTTCACAGTTTACTTTAGGCAAAAAGCAGAAAGAGTAGATTATTTGTCCATTCAGTTCacaagaaataaattttaggaaAAATTTTTAATGTACATTTCTCAATTTTTCTACTCCTATTAGATAAAGTTATATCATTATATACGCATATAcaaatatacatgtatatatatatatatatactcatctaatttctttcatatataaaatagagtatggttattattctaaaaaaaagtaagtttgaaatagaaaaagaaaacatcataAGCATAAATAAAATGGAACAATCGAGTCCTCAAAAAAACTAGAGAAatacatcttttttttttcatttttaattataatttaagaaaatggcACCATAAACAATACTGAATgtatttttgtaaacaaaatttgatGGGTGATAATAAATGGGTGAATCCGTGCGAAAGCCCAATAATATGGATCCGAGTTcaattttcctttctttgttttttttttcttctttcaattttgcataaaaaataacaaattttcaatgaaggCCCATATCGTTGTTTGGGTTTAATGgttttccatatatatatatatatatatatatatatatatatatatatatatatatatatatatatatatatatatatatatatatat from Vigna unguiculata cultivar IT97K-499-35 chromosome 8, ASM411807v1, whole genome shotgun sequence encodes:
- the LOC114194726 gene encoding protein WALLS ARE THIN 1-like; translation: MADLGSASSRRMWCSIPERMQLHVAMLALQFGYAGFHVVSRAALNMGVSKLVFPVYRNIIALLLLLPFAYFLEKKERPAISLNFACQFFLLALVGITANQGFYLLGLENTSPTFASAIQNSVPAITFLMAAIFRIEQVRLNRKDGIAKVAGTLLCVVGATVITLYKGPTIYSPGTRVNSINSNTITTPVFDFGTLSLGDAKGKNWTLGCLYLIGHCLSWSGWLVLQAPVLKKYPARLSFTSYTCFFGLLQFLVIALVLERDAQAWLFHSGGEAFTILYAGVVASGIAFAVQIWCIDRGGPVFVAVYQPVQTFVVAIMATIALGEEFYLGGIIGAVLIVSGLYFVLWGKSEERKFAREQLAIASTTDHSIIRPASHAKASLAQPLLSSSTEHV